One Polaribacter sp. KT25b DNA segment encodes these proteins:
- a CDS encoding DUF5689 domain-containing protein, producing MKRNQTIIMLFAISMSMFFTACVEDNNFKVPENLGVEENLSLNALLDSIQNNQVELKSIKDLKSLYNSGNDPLKIVSDIVIKGYVVSSDAKGNYFREFYMQDAPENPSAGIKIAINLTNSYNKFSFGREVYIRLKNLYLGETNSGDGVISIGGKVNLTDIREVESITQNQIENHLFRSITTETIVPKIVTLGGLDDISNIGTFVAIENAFFSSDLKGKTFVNPVEDFDTKRKIETCQGPGFVSSFVETSSFASFANNALPEGGGTIKAVVSRDFGGDFTVLVLNTADDVFMADSRCTPSELTDFSTILLQQDFEATSGEIDIPNWTNFIEVGSKKWRSYTDVNSLSIAANIGSYRSGDESTISWLITEDVNLDATLEEYLSFETSTSFADGSTLEVLISDNWNGNEATITTANWMALPAKIAANNDDYNSFINSTFIDLSNYSGTIYIAFKYTGNGNDIFDGTYELDNINIIAK from the coding sequence ATGAAAAGAAATCAAACAATTATCATGCTATTTGCTATTAGTATGAGTATGTTTTTTACCGCATGTGTAGAAGATAATAATTTTAAGGTTCCAGAAAATTTAGGAGTTGAAGAGAACCTAAGTTTAAATGCATTATTAGATAGCATTCAAAATAATCAAGTAGAATTAAAATCGATAAAAGATTTAAAAAGTTTATACAATTCGGGTAACGATCCTTTAAAAATAGTTTCTGATATTGTTATAAAAGGATATGTAGTTTCTTCGGATGCAAAAGGGAATTATTTTAGAGAGTTTTACATGCAAGATGCGCCAGAAAATCCATCAGCAGGAATTAAAATTGCCATTAATTTAACCAATAGTTACAATAAATTTAGCTTCGGACGTGAAGTTTATATAAGGCTTAAAAACCTTTATTTGGGAGAAACAAATTCTGGTGATGGCGTAATTTCTATTGGAGGAAAAGTAAATTTAACAGATATAAGAGAGGTTGAAAGTATAACTCAAAATCAGATAGAAAATCATTTATTTAGATCTATAACAACAGAAACAATTGTTCCTAAAATAGTAACATTAGGCGGATTAGATGATATTTCTAATATTGGAACTTTTGTAGCGATAGAAAACGCTTTTTTTTCTTCGGATTTAAAAGGGAAAACATTTGTAAATCCTGTTGAAGATTTTGATACGAAACGTAAAATAGAAACTTGTCAAGGTCCAGGTTTTGTTTCGTCATTTGTAGAAACGAGTTCATTTGCTAGTTTTGCAAATAACGCTTTACCAGAAGGTGGCGGAACAATAAAAGCTGTTGTTTCTAGAGATTTTGGAGGGGATTTTACAGTTTTGGTTTTAAACACTGCAGATGATGTTTTTATGGCTGATTCAAGATGTACGCCATCAGAATTAACAGATTTTTCTACCATTTTGTTACAACAAGATTTTGAGGCAACTTCTGGTGAAATTGATATTCCGAATTGGACAAACTTTATAGAAGTTGGTTCTAAAAAATGGAGATCTTATACAGATGTAAATTCTTTAAGTATAGCAGCAAATATTGGTTCTTATAGATCTGGAGATGAAAGTACAATTTCTTGGTTAATTACAGAGGATGTAAATTTAGATGCAACTTTAGAAGAATATTTATCTTTTGAAACTTCAACTTCTTTTGCAGATGGAAGTACTTTGGAGGTTTTAATTTCTGATAATTGGAATGGAAATGAAGCAACAATTACAACTGCAAATTGGATGGCTTTACCAGCAAAAATAGCAGCAAATAATGATGATTATAATAGTTTTATAAATTCAACTTTTATAGATTTGTCTAATTATTCTGGTACAATTTATATTGCTTTTAAATATACTGGAAATGGCAACGATATTTTTGATGGAACATATGAATTAGATAATATTAATATTATTGCAAAATAA
- a CDS encoding carboxypeptidase-like regulatory domain-containing protein, which yields MKRIISSICMLLFLILGVNAQNIVRGIIIDNDSKKPLKDVYILLKKTSKKVVTKEDGSFVLRNLKNGNFILEIKQLGYETQNFPLDLNGKPIDLGTIYLYKDFTEELDASIITITDDELSDDTSSADNISGLLQASKDIFLRTAAFEFSSSFFKIKGLDSGNGKVLINGIEMNKIYDGRAQWSNWGGLNDVLRNQEFSNGLSPSDFTFGGVLGSTNMNTRASLQRQGTRISYSSSNRSYEHRVMATHATGVSKSGWSMTFSGSRRAGNEGFNDGTSYNAYSVFTSVEKKINEKHSVNFTGIFTPNRRGKSSPNTQEVFDLKGIEYNEYWGYLNGKKLNSRIKEVVEPILMLSHYFDVSENTTVQTNVSYQFGKIGNSRLDFNGGSNPSPTYYQTLPSYFLRYNDLSDAYTAQENFVNSGQLDWNRIYDANVTNANNGQNNAYVLYEDRNDDKQITINTIFDSYLNNNISINGKLEYKRLRSQNFAEVIDLLGGNGYLDINNFADSEAQMQNDVLNPNRVVGVGDKFRYNFNLSSDFMNAFLQGQFTYNKVDFYAAVNVSQISNQREGLYKNGRFENSSLGTSDKLSFTNYGVKTGVTYKVNGRNLIDVNVAYLTQAPTIRNSFSNSRENNNIVDNLQSEKVFSADVSYIRRRPIITSRLTGYYTSIKDATEISFYFADGVGGDNTAFVQEILSGIEKQHLGLEFGLEAQVTSTIKLKSAASVGSFIYANNPDLYLTSDVTNEGIFDENGRSGNYISNLKNYKISAGPHNAYSIGFEYRDPDYWWFGATANFFSNTYVDIAPLTRSSNFYTDADGLTFPNYNINVARELLQQEKFNNYKVINIVGGKSWKISRYYVSFFATVNNLLNAEYKSGGFEQGRNANYNELKIDKSIEKPVFGNKYWYGRGTTYFVNVNISF from the coding sequence ATGAAAAGAATTATTTCATCAATATGTATGCTGCTATTTCTAATTTTGGGAGTAAATGCACAAAATATTGTACGCGGAATTATTATAGACAATGATTCCAAAAAGCCATTAAAGGATGTTTATATTTTACTTAAAAAAACATCGAAAAAAGTAGTAACAAAAGAAGATGGTTCTTTTGTATTGAGAAATCTTAAAAATGGAAATTTCATTTTAGAGATTAAGCAACTTGGTTACGAAACTCAAAATTTTCCTTTAGATTTAAATGGCAAGCCAATAGACCTTGGCACAATTTATTTATACAAAGATTTTACCGAAGAATTAGATGCAAGTATTATTACAATTACAGACGATGAGTTAAGTGATGACACAAGTTCTGCAGATAATATTTCTGGACTTTTACAAGCGTCTAAAGATATTTTTTTAAGAACGGCTGCTTTTGAATTTAGTAGTTCGTTTTTTAAAATAAAAGGATTAGATTCTGGAAATGGTAAAGTTTTGATTAACGGAATTGAAATGAATAAAATCTACGATGGTAGAGCGCAATGGAGTAATTGGGGTGGTTTAAATGATGTTTTAAGAAATCAAGAATTTAGCAATGGTTTATCTCCTTCGGATTTTACTTTTGGAGGTGTTTTAGGTTCTACAAATATGAACACAAGAGCTTCTTTGCAAAGACAAGGAACAAGAATTTCGTATTCTTCATCAAACAGAAGTTATGAACACAGAGTAATGGCAACACATGCTACGGGTGTTTCTAAAAGTGGTTGGTCTATGACTTTTTCTGGCAGTAGAAGAGCCGGAAATGAAGGTTTTAATGATGGTACTTCTTATAATGCATATTCTGTATTTACATCCGTAGAAAAGAAAATTAACGAAAAACATAGCGTTAATTTTACTGGAATTTTTACACCAAATAGAAGAGGAAAATCGTCTCCTAACACTCAAGAAGTTTTCGATTTAAAGGGAATTGAATACAATGAATATTGGGGGTATTTAAACGGAAAAAAATTAAATTCTAGAATAAAAGAAGTGGTAGAACCTATTTTAATGCTTAGTCATTATTTTGATGTATCAGAAAATACAACTGTACAAACAAATGTATCTTATCAGTTTGGAAAAATAGGAAATAGTCGTTTAGATTTTAATGGTGGTTCTAATCCGAGTCCTACGTATTATCAAACATTGCCAAGTTATTTTTTAAGATATAATGATTTATCAGATGCTTATACTGCGCAAGAAAATTTTGTAAATAGTGGTCAACTTGACTGGAATAGAATTTATGACGCAAATGTTACTAACGCAAATAATGGTCAAAATAATGCTTATGTTTTATATGAAGATAGAAATGATGACAAACAAATAACAATAAATACTATTTTCGATTCATATTTAAATAACAATATTTCTATTAATGGAAAATTAGAATATAAGCGTTTACGTTCTCAAAACTTTGCAGAAGTTATCGATTTATTAGGCGGAAATGGGTATTTAGATATCAATAATTTTGCAGATTCAGAAGCGCAAATGCAAAATGATGTATTAAATCCGAATAGAGTTGTTGGTGTTGGCGATAAATTTAGATATAACTTTAATTTAAGTTCAGATTTCATGAACGCTTTTTTACAAGGGCAATTTACCTATAATAAAGTAGATTTTTATGCGGCGGTAAACGTTTCTCAAATATCAAATCAAAGAGAAGGTTTATATAAAAATGGACGTTTTGAAAATAGTTCTTTAGGAACATCAGATAAATTAAGTTTTACAAATTATGGTGTAAAAACAGGTGTAACTTATAAAGTTAATGGGCGTAATCTAATAGATGTAAATGTTGCTTATTTAACACAAGCGCCAACAATTAGAAACTCTTTTTCTAATTCTAGAGAAAATAATAATATTGTAGATAATTTACAAAGCGAGAAAGTGTTTTCTGCAGATGTAAGTTATATTAGAAGAAGGCCAATTATTACCTCTAGACTTACAGGTTATTACACATCTATAAAAGATGCAACAGAAATTTCTTTTTATTTTGCTGATGGAGTTGGTGGCGATAATACTGCTTTTGTTCAAGAAATTTTATCTGGAATAGAAAAGCAGCATTTAGGACTAGAATTTGGTTTAGAAGCACAAGTTACATCAACCATAAAATTAAAAAGTGCTGCTTCTGTTGGTAGTTTTATTTATGCTAATAATCCTGATTTGTATCTTACTTCTGATGTTACAAATGAAGGTATTTTTGACGAAAATGGACGTTCAGGAAATTACATATCCAACTTAAAGAATTATAAAATTTCTGCGGGTCCACACAATGCATATTCAATTGGTTTTGAATATCGTGACCCAGATTATTGGTGGTTTGGTGCAACTGCAAATTTTTTTAGTAACACTTATGTAGATATTGCGCCATTAACGAGGTCTAGTAATTTTTACACAGATGCAGATGGTTTAACTTTCCCAAATTATAATATTAATGTTGCAAGAGAATTATTACAGCAAGAAAAGTTTAATAACTATAAAGTTATAAATATTGTTGGTGGTAAATCTTGGAAAATTTCTCGTTATTATGTTAGTTTTTTTGCAACGGTAAATAACTTGTTAAATGCAGAATACAAATCTGGTGGATTTGAGCAAGGTAGAAACGCAAATTATAATGAATTAAAAATAGATAAATCAATAGAAAAACCAGTTTTTGGCAACAAATATTGGTACGGAAGAGGTACAACCTACTTTGTAAATGTAAATATTAGTTTTTAA